The Legionella lansingensis DNA window ACTCTATGTTCGTTGCCTGTGGACTAAATCACAAGACTGCTCCGCTCAATGTGCGCGAAAAAGTCGCTCTGCCTTTGCCTATGCAAGAGACTTTGCTCCACAATTTAATTGAATTGCCTGCAGTGAATGAGGCAGCTATTCTCTCGACATGTAACCGCACAGAAATTTATTGTGATACTGAGGAACCCGATAACATCGCTACTTGGTTAGCAGAGCAGCATCAATTAGCCCCTGAATTACTATATATTCACCATGGACATCATGGTATTCGCCACACGCTACGCGTTGCAAGTGGTTTAGATTCCATGATGCTGGGTGAACCGCAGATTCTTGGGCAAATGAAACAAGCTTATCAGCATGCTTGTCAATTAGGCACAGTGAAAACCAATTTGCGTTATGTTTTCCAGTATATTTTCAGCGCCAGTAAACGGATACGCAGTCGCAGTGGTATTGGTAACAACCCGGTTTCCATTGCTTACGCTGCGGTACAACTTATTGGCGAGCTATTTTCAGATTATCAGACGTTGAACGTTTTTATCATTGGCTCAGGTGAAACCTCTTCCCTCGTCGCCAGATATTTATATAAACAAGGTGCAAGGCATTTTGTTATTGCTAGCCGCACAACCGACAATGCCAAACAACTGGCAGCCGTTTTTGGGGGAAAAGCCTTAACGATTGGCGATATACCGCAATACCTTCCTCAAGCTGATGTCATTATTTCGGCCACTGCTTGCCCGCTGCCATTCATCAATAAAAGTCTGGTGCAACATGCTTTAACCAAACGCGATGGAACACCGATGTTTTTCCTGGATTTAGCAGTACCCAGAGATATCGAAGCAGATGTTGCCGAATTAGACAACATTCATCTATATAATATTGATGACTTACAATCAATGATTGAAAAAGGTATGGACGAGCGTCGTGAGGCGGCGTTGCAGGCTGAACAATTGATAGAAAGCGAGCTTGATAATTTCATTCGTCGGCACCGTTCATTGCGAGCAAAGAATCTCATTTGTGATTACCGTGCTTATATGCAAAATTTGGCGCAGCAGGAATTACAACGGGCTCAGAGTAAATTATCGGCTGGCCATGATCAAACGATGGTGCTTAAGGAGTTTTGTGAACGCCTGGTCAACAAATTAACCCACCATCCAACTGTCGGTTTACGCCATGCAGCTTGGGACGGACGAGAAGAACTGCTCGATTTAGCCCAATATTTATTTAATCCTTCTATCAACCCATTTCCATATGAAAAAATCGATTGAATTGAAACTCGAGCAAATGCTTGAGCGTTTCCAAGAAGTTGGGCGTTTA harbors:
- the hemA gene encoding glutamyl-tRNA reductase, whose translation is MFVACGLNHKTAPLNVREKVALPLPMQETLLHNLIELPAVNEAAILSTCNRTEIYCDTEEPDNIATWLAEQHQLAPELLYIHHGHHGIRHTLRVASGLDSMMLGEPQILGQMKQAYQHACQLGTVKTNLRYVFQYIFSASKRIRSRSGIGNNPVSIAYAAVQLIGELFSDYQTLNVFIIGSGETSSLVARYLYKQGARHFVIASRTTDNAKQLAAVFGGKALTIGDIPQYLPQADVIISATACPLPFINKSLVQHALTKRDGTPMFFLDLAVPRDIEADVAELDNIHLYNIDDLQSMIEKGMDERREAALQAEQLIESELDNFIRRHRSLRAKNLICDYRAYMQNLAQQELQRAQSKLSAGHDQTMVLKEFCERLVNKLTHHPTVGLRHAAWDGREELLDLAQYLFNPSINPFPYEKID